One window from the genome of Variovorax sp. PAMC26660 encodes:
- a CDS encoding LysR family transcriptional regulator — protein MRPDLDSLALFLRAIEHGSLSKAAAESHMVLSAASRRLAILESQLGVGLLNRSSRGVTPTGAGESLAMHARQILRDVDRMRADLSDYAQGATGRVRLHANASAMGQFLPDDVASFRQRYPEIRVSVEEHRSVYIVQAIRDRQADVGVITSEAADPALHFIPYRTDRLVAIAPQKHPLRGREVSFEEMLDFDFVGLEDDSAISRTMEDAAMSARKVLRLRVRVKSFEAVCRMIEAGMGVGILPEGAAVTYRKEMKLRFINLTDAWASRRMYLCTRQEALSFPQRRLVDHLLARGMP, from the coding sequence ATGAGACCCGACCTGGATTCGCTGGCGCTTTTCCTGCGCGCGATTGAGCACGGCAGCCTGTCAAAGGCTGCGGCCGAGAGCCACATGGTGCTGTCGGCCGCGAGCCGGCGCCTGGCGATCCTCGAAAGCCAGCTCGGCGTTGGCTTGCTCAACCGCAGCTCCCGGGGCGTGACGCCTACGGGCGCAGGCGAGTCGCTGGCCATGCATGCGCGCCAGATCCTGCGCGACGTCGACCGCATGCGTGCGGACCTGTCGGACTACGCGCAGGGCGCCACTGGCCGCGTGCGGTTGCATGCCAACGCGTCGGCCATGGGGCAGTTCCTCCCCGACGACGTGGCGAGCTTTCGCCAGCGCTACCCCGAGATTCGCGTGAGCGTGGAAGAGCACCGCAGCGTCTACATCGTGCAGGCCATCCGCGACCGGCAGGCCGATGTCGGCGTGATCACCAGCGAGGCCGCCGACCCCGCGCTGCACTTCATTCCCTACCGCACCGACCGGCTCGTGGCCATCGCGCCCCAGAAGCATCCGCTGCGCGGCCGCGAGGTGTCGTTCGAGGAAATGCTCGACTTCGATTTCGTGGGGCTCGAAGACGACTCGGCCATCTCGCGCACGATGGAAGACGCGGCGATGAGCGCGCGCAAGGTGTTGCGCCTGCGGGTTCGAGTGAAGAGCTTCGAGGCCGTGTGCCGGATGATCGAAGCGGGCATGGGCGTGGGCATCTTGCCGGAGGGGGCGGCGGTGACTTACCGCAAGGAGATGAAGCTGCGCTTCATCAACCTCACCGACGCTTGGGCGTCACGTCGCATGTACCTGTGTACGCGGCAGGAAGCGTTGAGTTTTCCGCAGCGTCGGCTGGTGGATCACTTGTTGGCGCGGGGCATGCCTTAG
- a CDS encoding DUF2059 domain-containing protein: MAQLSKRLISACLTFSALASLGIDAAADTRKTALAVELADLIQVRRVASEYITRCGVEGTYLDPKRIFDVEPGYFSGISPQSAYWPEVVALYRRYQSTVCSAVTADEYARVFAEQYAQNLSEGELEATVSFFSSAAGRRYVSVSSEANFAVLTYMNKAMKSAMERAFKEAQQEVQAIVLRYRKDPK; the protein is encoded by the coding sequence ATGGCTCAACTTTCGAAACGCCTGATTTCGGCATGCCTCACATTCTCAGCACTTGCGTCCTTAGGCATCGATGCTGCCGCAGATACAAGAAAGACGGCATTGGCGGTTGAACTTGCCGACCTCATTCAAGTGCGGCGAGTTGCCTCCGAATACATCACCCGATGTGGCGTGGAGGGGACGTATCTTGATCCCAAGCGAATTTTTGACGTAGAGCCCGGCTATTTCAGCGGCATTTCTCCGCAGTCGGCCTACTGGCCTGAAGTTGTAGCGCTGTACAGGCGCTATCAATCAACAGTCTGTTCGGCGGTTACCGCCGACGAGTACGCAAGAGTGTTTGCAGAGCAATATGCGCAGAATTTGTCAGAGGGTGAGCTTGAAGCGACGGTTTCTTTCTTTTCCTCAGCCGCAGGTCGGCGCTATGTCTCAGTGTCGTCAGAAGCCAATTTCGCAGTGCTGACCTACATGAACAAGGCGATGAAAAGTGCCATGGAGAGAGCATTCAAGGAAGCACAGCAGGAGGTACAAGCCATTGTGCTCAGATACAGGAAAGACCCAAAGTGA
- a CDS encoding ABC transporter substrate-binding protein, whose translation MLKRRTVMTSAMAAAIPGVFLPQARAQAGKNTLTIGMPLEPPGMDPTTGAASAIAEITQYNIFETLTKVNADGSVTPMLAESWSSSPDMKTFVFKLRKGVRFENGQPFNAAVVKFSFDRAGGAKSTNKDKRFFSEIGTVVLDEHTVGVNSTLPNPDLPFMLGQSTACLVEPKSAETNVTAPVGTGPYKLSAWQRGASCTLVKSPTYRDPNFAKTERFIFRFMSDTAAQTAALMANDIDIFPRAGTRSVAQFKGNPRFQVIEVGTRGKVILTINNRKKPLDDVRVRRAILAAIDRNAIIQGAADGFGKPIGSHYAMGAPGFIDTTAMNPFDIEKAKKLLAEAGVKTPLELRLQLPPPSYARQGGEMIAAQLAQIGINVKIQNVEWAQWLSGTFGGAHDFDLTMVAHVEPFDLVKYTEPDYYWGYDSKKFRDLFVTIQNEENKKRRADLLAEAQRQLATDAVNGFLYQAVFPTIARKEVKGLWPSMPIVVNDLAAISWG comes from the coding sequence ATGTTGAAGCGACGCACCGTCATGACTTCCGCCATGGCCGCGGCCATCCCGGGTGTCTTTCTGCCGCAGGCCCGCGCACAGGCCGGCAAGAACACGCTGACCATCGGCATGCCGCTCGAGCCGCCGGGCATGGACCCGACGACGGGCGCCGCTTCGGCCATTGCCGAGATCACGCAATACAACATCTTCGAGACGCTCACCAAGGTCAACGCCGACGGCTCGGTCACGCCGATGCTGGCCGAGAGCTGGTCGTCGTCGCCCGACATGAAGACCTTCGTCTTCAAGCTGCGCAAGGGCGTGCGCTTCGAGAACGGACAGCCCTTCAACGCCGCTGTCGTGAAGTTCTCGTTCGACCGCGCGGGCGGCGCCAAGAGCACGAACAAGGACAAGCGTTTCTTCAGCGAGATCGGCACGGTGGTGCTCGACGAGCACACGGTCGGCGTCAACAGCACGCTGCCCAACCCCGACCTGCCGTTCATGCTGGGCCAGTCGACCGCCTGCCTGGTCGAGCCCAAGAGCGCCGAGACCAACGTCACCGCGCCCGTCGGCACCGGTCCGTACAAACTCAGCGCGTGGCAGCGCGGTGCCTCGTGCACGCTGGTCAAGTCGCCGACGTATCGCGATCCGAACTTCGCGAAGACCGAGCGCTTCATCTTCCGCTTCATGTCGGACACCGCTGCGCAGACCGCCGCGCTGATGGCGAACGACATCGACATCTTCCCGCGCGCAGGCACCCGCTCGGTCGCGCAGTTCAAGGGCAACCCGCGCTTCCAGGTGATCGAGGTCGGCACGCGCGGCAAGGTGATCCTGACCATCAACAACCGCAAGAAGCCGCTGGACGACGTGCGCGTGCGCCGCGCGATCCTGGCGGCCATCGACCGCAACGCGATCATCCAGGGCGCGGCGGATGGTTTCGGCAAGCCCATCGGCAGCCACTACGCGATGGGCGCGCCGGGCTTCATCGACACGACCGCGATGAACCCCTTCGACATCGAGAAGGCGAAGAAGCTGCTGGCCGAGGCCGGCGTGAAGACGCCGCTCGAGCTGCGCCTGCAACTGCCACCACCGTCGTATGCACGCCAGGGCGGCGAGATGATCGCGGCGCAACTGGCGCAGATCGGCATCAACGTGAAGATCCAGAACGTCGAGTGGGCCCAGTGGCTCAGCGGCACCTTCGGCGGCGCGCACGACTTCGACCTGACGATGGTGGCCCACGTGGAGCCCTTCGACCTGGTGAAGTACACCGAGCCCGACTACTACTGGGGCTACGACTCGAAGAAGTTCCGCGACCTGTTCGTCACGATCCAGAACGAAGAGAACAAGAAGCGCCGCGCCGACCTGCTGGCCGAGGCCCAGCGCCAGCTTGCCACCGATGCGGTCAACGGCTTTCTGTACCAGGCGGTGTTCCCGACGATTGCGCGCAAGGAAGTCAAGGGCCTGTGGCCGAGCATGCCGATCGTGGTGAATGACCTGGCCGCGATTTCGTGGGGTTGA
- a CDS encoding HAD family hydrolase — MPNTPTLAAFDFDGTISTSDSLRAFVHGLVGQGRFATGALRSSPWLAGAWAGICDRGTAKAQFLSATIGGMQRRELEDAARHFATHELLEMIRPEMLDRVREHKRRAHRLVLVSASPSLYLNVWAAQAGFDAVLATELECIDDRFTGRLASPNCWGPQKVARLKQWLGDEERPATVYAYGDSRGDREMLAWADRPWLRGDDGALPPLPPHGADS; from the coding sequence ATGCCCAACACCCCCACCCTCGCCGCCTTCGACTTCGACGGCACCATCTCCACTTCCGACAGCCTGCGCGCGTTCGTGCACGGGCTGGTCGGCCAAGGGCGATTCGCCACCGGCGCGTTGCGTTCATCGCCCTGGCTGGCAGGCGCATGGGCGGGCATTTGCGACCGAGGCACTGCCAAGGCGCAGTTCCTCTCCGCCACCATCGGCGGCATGCAGCGGCGCGAACTGGAAGACGCTGCACGGCATTTCGCGACGCACGAACTGCTGGAGATGATCCGCCCCGAGATGCTCGACAGAGTTCGCGAGCACAAGCGCCGCGCACACAGGCTGGTGCTGGTCAGCGCATCCCCATCGCTCTACCTGAACGTGTGGGCCGCGCAAGCGGGCTTCGACGCGGTGCTCGCAACCGAACTCGAATGCATCGACGACAGATTCACCGGCCGCCTGGCTTCCCCAAACTGCTGGGGCCCGCAGAAGGTCGCGCGTTTGAAGCAGTGGCTGGGCGATGAAGAGCGCCCCGCCACGGTCTACGCCTACGGCGACAGCCGGGGCGACCGCGAGATGCTCGCATGGGCCGACCGGCCGTGGCTGCGGGGCGACGACGGCGCATTGCCGCCGCTTCCGCCCCACGGCGCGGACAGCTAA
- a CDS encoding NAD(P)-dependent oxidoreductase, producing the protein MTTTEQQTPRKVGLVGVGLMGHGIASNIVKHGHQLTVLEHAGNQPLDALLKAGATSVADVATLAAQVDVLILCVTGTPQVEAVMLGDKGALSALRPGTVVIDCSTAVPASTAKVAEAVSAKGGKFLDAPMTRTAKEAAEGRLNLLVGGDAEVLASCLPLLRCFAENITHVGGIGAGHAMKLLHNFVSLGTVALLCEAAACAERAGVKPDVFVDVLAKGGGNGVALERVKPKLLTGSTDSLKFSMANAKKDLGYYNDMAEQSSSSHGIAQAVDALLTHGVEKFGADRMVLDLVEALR; encoded by the coding sequence ATGACCACCACTGAACAGCAAACCCCGCGCAAAGTCGGCCTCGTCGGCGTCGGCCTGATGGGCCACGGCATCGCCAGCAACATCGTCAAGCACGGCCACCAACTGACGGTACTGGAACATGCCGGCAACCAGCCGCTCGACGCGCTGCTGAAGGCGGGCGCGACCTCGGTGGCTGATGTCGCCACGCTGGCCGCGCAGGTCGATGTGCTGATTCTTTGCGTCACCGGCACGCCGCAGGTCGAAGCCGTGATGCTGGGCGACAAGGGCGCATTGAGCGCTCTGCGCCCCGGCACGGTAGTGATCGACTGCTCGACGGCCGTGCCAGCCTCCACCGCCAAGGTGGCCGAGGCTGTGAGCGCCAAGGGTGGCAAGTTTCTCGATGCACCGATGACGCGCACCGCGAAGGAAGCCGCCGAAGGCCGGCTGAACCTGCTGGTGGGTGGCGACGCGGAAGTGCTGGCCTCGTGCCTGCCGCTGCTGCGCTGCTTTGCAGAGAACATCACGCACGTGGGCGGCATTGGTGCGGGCCATGCGATGAAGCTGCTGCACAACTTCGTGTCGCTGGGCACGGTCGCATTGCTGTGCGAAGCGGCCGCCTGCGCAGAGCGCGCCGGCGTGAAGCCCGATGTGTTCGTCGATGTGCTCGCCAAGGGCGGCGGCAATGGCGTGGCGCTGGAACGCGTCAAGCCCAAGCTGCTGACGGGCAGCACCGATTCGCTGAAGTTCTCGATGGCGAATGCGAAGAAGGACCTGGGGTACTACAACGACATGGCGGAGCAGTCTTCTTCCAGCCATGGCATTGCGCAGGCGGTCGATGCGCTGCTGACGCATGGGGTCGAGAAGTTTGGGGCGGATCGCATGGTGCTGGATCTGGTCGAAGCGCTGCGCTAA
- a CDS encoding aldehyde dehydrogenase family protein, which yields MNATHYIGGQHTPSEGNATIDVIDPSDGQKFGEIARGTAADVDTAVRAARTAMGENFDGPWGATTALERGRLLAKLGAAVMQHHEELAQLEARDTGKALRVARNDATALARYMEYYAGACDKLHGDTLPYERGYTVLTVRMPHGVTGHIIPWNYPMQIAGRSVGASLAAGNACVVKPAEDASLSLLRLAEIATEVGFPAGALNVVTGYGKETGAALCAHKGIDHISFTGSTMTGRSVGLAAAERHCPVTLELGGKSPQIVFADADLDAAEPVLVNAIIQNAGQTCSAGSRVLVEQSIYEEVVQRLAKRFTAVRAGTPAEDLDMGPLINEKQFRQVRDMVATAEASGMKVAARGTVSPNASATGYYQEAVLFRDVPHDSDLAQREVFGPVLAVMPFADEAEAVRLANGTDFGLVAGVWTRDGARQLRMAHKLHCGQVFINNYGAAGGVELPFGGVKSSGFGREKGFEALLGFTTLKTIAIKHG from the coding sequence ATGAACGCAACTCACTACATCGGCGGCCAGCACACGCCGTCCGAAGGCAACGCCACCATCGACGTGATCGACCCGAGCGATGGCCAGAAATTCGGCGAGATCGCGCGCGGCACCGCCGCCGACGTGGACACCGCCGTGCGCGCCGCGCGCACAGCCATGGGCGAGAACTTCGACGGCCCCTGGGGCGCGACGACCGCGCTGGAGCGCGGGCGCCTGCTCGCCAAGCTCGGCGCCGCCGTGATGCAGCACCACGAAGAACTCGCACAACTCGAAGCCCGCGACACCGGCAAGGCGCTGCGCGTGGCACGCAACGACGCGACCGCGCTCGCGCGCTACATGGAGTACTACGCCGGCGCCTGCGACAAGCTGCACGGCGACACCCTGCCCTACGAGCGTGGCTACACCGTGCTCACGGTGCGCATGCCGCACGGCGTGACGGGCCACATCATTCCCTGGAACTACCCGATGCAGATCGCGGGCCGCAGCGTGGGCGCATCGCTCGCGGCGGGCAACGCCTGCGTGGTCAAGCCGGCGGAAGACGCCAGCCTCTCGCTGCTGCGGCTGGCCGAGATCGCGACCGAGGTGGGCTTTCCCGCTGGCGCGCTCAACGTGGTGACGGGCTACGGCAAGGAAACCGGCGCCGCGTTGTGCGCGCACAAGGGCATCGACCACATCTCCTTCACCGGCTCGACCATGACCGGCCGCAGCGTCGGCCTGGCTGCCGCCGAGCGCCACTGCCCGGTGACGCTGGAGCTGGGCGGCAAGTCGCCGCAGATCGTGTTCGCCGATGCCGACCTGGACGCAGCCGAGCCGGTGCTGGTGAACGCCATCATCCAGAACGCCGGCCAGACCTGCTCGGCGGGCAGCCGCGTGCTGGTGGAACAGTCGATCTACGAAGAGGTCGTGCAGCGCCTCGCCAAGCGCTTCACTGCAGTGCGCGCGGGCACGCCGGCGGAAGACCTGGACATGGGCCCGCTCATCAACGAAAAGCAGTTCCGCCAGGTGCGCGACATGGTTGCGACCGCCGAGGCGAGCGGCATGAAGGTGGCGGCGCGCGGCACGGTGTCGCCCAACGCATCGGCCACCGGTTACTACCAGGAAGCCGTGCTGTTCCGCGACGTGCCGCACGACAGCGATCTCGCGCAGCGCGAGGTCTTCGGCCCGGTGCTGGCGGTGATGCCCTTTGCCGACGAGGCCGAAGCGGTGCGCCTGGCCAACGGCACAGACTTCGGCCTGGTGGCCGGCGTGTGGACGCGCGACGGCGCCCGGCAACTGCGAATGGCCCACAAACTGCATTGCGGCCAGGTCTTCATCAACAATTACGGCGCGGCGGGTGGTGTAGAACTGCCCTTCGGCGGCGTGAAATCCAGCGGCTTCGGCCGCGAGAAGGGCTTCGAGGCCCTGCTCGGATTCACCACGCTCAAGACCATCGCCATCAAACACGGATGA
- a CDS encoding amidase, translated as MTKPFYSLSVQELHAAYRSKELSPVEVARSVNERIAAYEPELHATWLFRPELALEQARASEARWLAGTPRGALDGVPVTIKDNLATEGDPMPLGTAAYDLVPMTQDSPPAARLKQDGTVLVAKTTMPDLGMLSSGLSSFHELSRNPWDLSRTPGGSSAGAGAAAAAGYGPLHVGTDIGGSLRLPASWCGIYTLKPSFGRIPLSTPYMGRCAGPMTRTVADSALMMASVAQPDDRDHSELPAPTIDWNAFEVDPSFLKGKRVALHMDAGCGLPLDPQIAEAIRRAAQRIEAAGAHIEEIPAFMTPKMLQGMDHFWRMRSCLDMQAMPAEKRAKILPYIREWAESAAGFSGAHIFDAYSQFIATRAATVAATKAYDFVISPVSPNMPAPADHASPTNDPMLPLEHIGFTVPYNMSEQPAASINCGYSAEGLPIGLQIAGRRFDDLGVLQFSRAFEQIRDAQRAWPEPK; from the coding sequence ATGACGAAACCCTTTTATTCGCTGAGCGTGCAGGAACTGCACGCGGCCTACCGCAGCAAAGAACTCTCGCCCGTGGAAGTAGCGCGTTCGGTCAACGAGCGCATCGCGGCGTATGAGCCCGAGCTGCATGCGACGTGGCTGTTCCGCCCCGAACTCGCGCTCGAACAGGCCCGCGCCTCGGAAGCGCGCTGGCTGGCCGGCACGCCACGCGGCGCGCTCGACGGCGTGCCCGTGACGATCAAGGACAACCTCGCAACCGAAGGCGACCCGATGCCGCTGGGCACCGCCGCCTACGACCTCGTGCCGATGACGCAAGACTCGCCGCCCGCCGCGCGCCTGAAGCAAGACGGCACGGTGCTGGTGGCCAAGACCACGATGCCCGACCTGGGCATGCTGTCGTCGGGCCTGTCGAGCTTTCATGAACTCTCGCGCAACCCCTGGGACCTGTCGCGCACGCCCGGCGGCTCCAGCGCAGGCGCCGGCGCGGCTGCCGCCGCAGGCTACGGCCCGCTGCACGTGGGCACAGACATCGGCGGCTCGCTGCGCCTGCCGGCAAGCTGGTGTGGCATCTACACGCTCAAGCCCAGCTTCGGCCGCATTCCGCTGAGCACGCCCTACATGGGCCGCTGCGCCGGCCCGATGACGCGCACGGTGGCCGACTCGGCACTGATGATGGCGTCGGTCGCACAACCCGACGACCGCGACCATTCGGAACTGCCCGCACCCACCATCGACTGGAACGCCTTCGAGGTCGACCCGTCGTTCCTCAAAGGCAAGCGCGTGGCGCTGCACATGGACGCGGGCTGCGGCCTGCCGCTCGATCCGCAGATCGCCGAAGCCATTCGCCGCGCCGCCCAACGCATCGAGGCCGCTGGTGCGCACATCGAGGAAATCCCGGCCTTCATGACGCCGAAGATGCTGCAGGGCATGGACCACTTCTGGCGCATGCGCTCGTGCCTCGACATGCAGGCCATGCCGGCCGAGAAGCGCGCGAAGATCCTGCCGTACATCCGCGAGTGGGCCGAGAGCGCGGCCGGCTTTTCGGGCGCGCACATCTTCGACGCCTACAGCCAGTTCATCGCCACGCGCGCGGCCACGGTGGCGGCCACCAAGGCCTACGACTTCGTGATCTCGCCGGTGTCGCCGAACATGCCTGCGCCCGCGGACCATGCCTCGCCGACCAACGACCCGATGCTGCCGCTGGAACACATCGGCTTCACCGTGCCCTACAACATGTCGGAGCAACCGGCTGCGTCGATCAACTGCGGCTACTCGGCCGAGGGCCTTCCCATCGGCCTGCAGATTGCAGGGCGCCGCTTCGATGACCTGGGCGTGCTGCAGTTCAGCCGCGCCTTCGAGCAGATCCGCGACGCACAGCGCGCATGGCCGGAACCCAAGTGA
- a CDS encoding indolepyruvate ferredoxin oxidoreductase family protein: MASHELASVALDDKYTATEGRIYLSGIQALVRLMLVQKWRDQSAGLNTAGFVSGYRGSPLGGLDEALWKAQPQLEANAVKFLPGVNEELAATAVWGTQQVHLTGEAAVDGVFAMWYGKAPGVDRCGDVFKHMSHAGTSPNGGILLVAGDDHGASSSTLPNQSDHLFAASMIPMLYPQSVEEYIELGLHGFAMSRFAGLPVGFKALADTVESSGSIAAGALDVHTRLPEGFVFPPGGVHARLSTDTLGVQARKQEALMQDYKIYAAIAYARENRLNRVTIDSPKARLGIVASGKSYRDVLEALEELGIDADEAARIGIRLFKVSMPWPLEPDSIREFADGLEEILVVEEKRQIVEYQLKEHLYNWRENVRPRVIGKFDEQGEWGAHPRGQWLLPATADFSVAQIARVIAGRVARFHTSDRIRMRLAILDAKDVVLGKAVATPPRPAWYCAGCPHNTSTKVPEGSLALAGIGCHVMATAIYPEHNKTTTHMGGEGAPWLGQAWFSKRKHVFANLGDGTYYHSGSMAIRAAVAAGVSITYKILYNDAVAMTGGQPVDGPINVPRIAHQMAAEGVKRLALVAEDPTRWADRSVLPADREGFVLTVHHRDQMDAVQRELREFEGVSVLIYDQVCAAEKRRRRKKGEFPQAARRVFINEAVCEGCGDCGEQSNCTALLPQPTDLGLKRRVDQSACNADESCIKGFCPSFVTVEGVKPRKHAPVVAKAASEEAPLPEPAPLALDGMHNILITGIGGTGVITIGALIGMAAHLEGKGISVLDMTGMSQKNGSVTSHVRIARDAAQLKAQRIPTGEADLILGCDMLTAGAPDAIARMRPGRTYALVNTFEQPTGHFAQQPDWEFPAAQVRALIEESVEGRADFIDATQLATRLMGDAIAANLFLLGFAFQKGFVPLSADALNKAIEINGVAVKANQAAFRWGRKAALDLAGVTREATPSKVVALQRPQSFEALVAHRIELLTAYQNAAYAQRYSELVERVHDAEQRERGSNVLAKAVASGLYKLMAYKDEYEVARLYTDKRFMEKLSEQFEGKPTLRFHLAPPVLGRRDAEGHAVKTSFGPWMLGAFGLLAKFRGLRGTALDPFGRTAERRMERQLIEDYRAMVEDLLARFDAIDFDTALSLARLPEQIRGFGHVKEESVVSARVRWQALVKKLDAVTPQRNEVSAVL; encoded by the coding sequence ATGGCATCCCACGAACTGGCCAGCGTTGCGCTGGACGACAAATACACGGCCACCGAAGGCCGGATCTACCTCAGCGGCATCCAGGCACTGGTGCGCCTCATGCTCGTGCAGAAGTGGCGCGACCAGTCGGCGGGCCTGAACACCGCGGGCTTCGTCTCGGGCTACCGCGGCTCCCCGCTCGGTGGCCTGGACGAAGCGCTGTGGAAAGCCCAGCCGCAGCTCGAAGCCAACGCCGTCAAGTTCTTGCCGGGCGTGAACGAAGAGCTGGCCGCCACCGCCGTCTGGGGCACGCAGCAGGTGCACCTGACCGGCGAGGCCGCGGTCGATGGCGTCTTTGCCATGTGGTACGGCAAGGCGCCGGGCGTAGACCGCTGCGGCGACGTGTTCAAGCACATGAGCCATGCGGGCACTTCGCCCAACGGCGGCATCCTGCTGGTGGCGGGCGACGACCACGGCGCGTCGTCTTCCACGCTGCCCAACCAGAGCGACCATCTGTTCGCGGCCTCGATGATCCCGATGCTCTATCCGCAGAGCGTGGAGGAATACATCGAACTGGGCCTGCACGGCTTTGCGATGTCGCGCTTTGCGGGGCTGCCGGTGGGCTTCAAGGCGCTGGCGGACACGGTCGAGTCTTCGGGCTCCATCGCGGCGGGAGCGCTCGACGTGCACACGCGGTTGCCCGAAGGCTTCGTGTTTCCGCCGGGCGGCGTGCATGCGCGGCTGTCGACCGACACGCTCGGCGTGCAGGCGCGCAAGCAGGAAGCGCTGATGCAGGACTACAAGATCTACGCCGCCATCGCCTATGCGCGCGAGAACCGCCTGAACCGCGTGACCATCGATTCGCCGAAAGCGCGGCTGGGCATCGTGGCCTCGGGCAAGTCGTACCGCGACGTGCTCGAAGCGCTCGAAGAACTGGGCATCGATGCCGACGAGGCCGCGCGCATCGGCATCCGCCTGTTCAAGGTGTCGATGCCGTGGCCGCTGGAGCCCGATTCGATCCGAGAGTTTGCCGACGGGCTCGAAGAGATCCTGGTAGTCGAAGAAAAGCGCCAGATCGTCGAATACCAGCTCAAGGAGCACCTGTACAACTGGCGCGAGAACGTGCGCCCGCGCGTCATCGGCAAGTTCGACGAACAGGGCGAATGGGGCGCGCATCCACGCGGCCAGTGGCTGCTGCCGGCCACGGCTGACTTCTCGGTGGCGCAGATCGCGCGCGTCATTGCCGGACGCGTGGCGCGCTTTCACACCAGCGACCGCATCCGCATGCGGCTGGCGATTCTCGACGCCAAGGACGTGGTGCTGGGCAAGGCTGTGGCCACGCCGCCGCGCCCGGCCTGGTACTGCGCGGGCTGCCCGCACAACACCTCGACCAAGGTGCCCGAAGGCAGCCTCGCGCTCGCGGGCATCGGCTGCCACGTGATGGCGACCGCGATCTACCCGGAGCACAACAAGACCACCACGCACATGGGCGGCGAAGGCGCGCCGTGGCTGGGGCAGGCGTGGTTCTCGAAGCGCAAGCACGTGTTCGCGAACCTGGGCGACGGCACCTACTACCACTCAGGCTCGATGGCGATCCGCGCGGCGGTGGCCGCCGGTGTGAGCATCACCTACAAGATCCTCTACAACGACGCGGTGGCGATGACAGGCGGCCAGCCGGTGGACGGGCCCATCAACGTGCCGCGCATCGCGCACCAGATGGCGGCCGAAGGCGTGAAGCGCCTCGCATTGGTCGCAGAAGACCCGACGCGCTGGGCCGACCGCAGCGTGCTGCCGGCCGACCGCGAGGGCTTCGTGCTCACCGTGCACCACCGCGACCAGATGGATGCGGTGCAGCGCGAACTGCGCGAGTTCGAGGGCGTCTCGGTGCTGATCTACGACCAGGTGTGCGCGGCCGAGAAGCGCCGCCGCCGCAAGAAGGGCGAGTTTCCGCAGGCCGCGCGGCGCGTGTTCATCAACGAGGCCGTGTGCGAAGGTTGTGGCGACTGCGGCGAGCAGTCGAACTGCACCGCCCTGCTGCCACAGCCGACCGACCTGGGCCTGAAGCGCCGCGTCGACCAGAGCGCGTGCAATGCCGACGAGTCGTGCATCAAGGGCTTCTGCCCGAGCTTCGTGACGGTGGAAGGCGTGAAGCCGCGCAAGCACGCGCCAGTGGTGGCGAAGGCTGCGTCGGAAGAAGCACCGCTGCCCGAGCCCGCGCCGCTCGCGCTCGACGGCATGCACAACATCCTCATCACCGGCATCGGCGGTACGGGCGTCATCACCATCGGCGCGCTGATCGGCATGGCGGCGCACCTCGAAGGCAAGGGCATCAGCGTGCTCGACATGACGGGCATGTCGCAGAAGAACGGCTCCGTCACGTCGCACGTGCGCATCGCGCGCGATGCGGCACAACTGAAGGCGCAGCGCATTCCCACCGGCGAGGCAGACCTGATCCTGGGCTGCGACATGCTCACGGCCGGCGCGCCCGATGCCATCGCGCGCATGCGGCCGGGGCGCACCTATGCGCTGGTCAACACCTTCGAGCAACCGACCGGGCATTTCGCGCAACAGCCCGACTGGGAATTCCCGGCCGCGCAGGTGCGCGCGCTGATCGAGGAATCGGTCGAGGGCCGCGCCGACTTCATCGATGCCACGCAACTGGCCACGCGCCTGATGGGCGACGCCATTGCGGCCAACCTGTTCCTGCTGGGCTTTGCGTTCCAGAAAGGTTTCGTGCCGCTATCGGCCGACGCCTTGAACAAGGCCATCGAGATCAACGGCGTGGCGGTGAAGGCGAACCAGGCGGCGTTTCGCTGGGGGCGCAAGGCGGCGCTGGATCTGGCGGGCGTGACGCGCGAAGCAACGCCGTCGAAGGTCGTGGCCTTGCAACGGCCGCAGAGCTTCGAGGCGTTGGTTGCGCATCGCATCGAGCTGCTGACCGCGTACCAGAACGCGGCCTATGCACAGCGCTATTCGGAACTGGTCGAGCGCGTGCACGATGCCGAACAGCGCGAACGCGGCAGCAACGTACTGGCCAAGGCCGTTGCGTCGGGCCTCTACAAGCTCATGGCCTACAAGGACGAGTACGAGGTCGCGCGGCTGTACACCGACAAGCGCTTCATGGAAAAGCTGAGCGAGCAGTTCGAGGGCAAGCCCACGCTGCGCTTTCACCTCGCGCCGCCGGTGCTGGGCCGTCGCGATGCCGAAGGCCATGCCGTAAAGACCAGCTTCGGGCCGTGGATGCTGGGCGCATTCGGCCTGCTCGCGAAGTTTCGTGGCCTGCGCGGCACGGCGCTCGACCCCTTCGGCCGCACCGCCGAACGGCGCATGGAACGCCAGTTGATCGAGGACTACCGCGCGATGGTCGAAGACCTGCTGGCGCGCTTCGATGCGATCGACTTCGATACCGCGCTGTCGCTCGCGCGGCTGCCCGAGCAGATCCGCGGCTTCGGGCATGTGAAGGAAGAAAGCGTGGTGTCGGCGCGGGTGCGGTGGCAGGCGCTGGTGAAGAAGCTGGATGCGGTAACACCGCAGCGCAACGAGGTCAGCGCCGTCTTATGA